The region CAGGAAAAGGACAAATGGGCGGTGCCTAGTGCAAGCGCCAGGTTTCTGACCACGTTAGGCAGGTCTGTCCTGTCTCGCAGAACTGCTCCCAAGTCCAGGTTGCAAACACCCTTGCCTCAGTCCTGCATGAGTCTCACAGGCCTCCCTCTCGCATCTGCTTTCAATCTCACTAGCTACTCTGGCACCACTACAAGGTGTGATGGAAATTCAGAATGAATGCACTTATCCACCCATTGTGCCTCTTAGCAGATTGGTAATTGCAAACAACTGGAATGCTCCCTCCTAAGGATGGCCACACTGGAATGGCTGAAGGCAATGTACACCTGGCCAAATCAGCATCAGAAATGCGATTTCCTCAAATCACATTTCTTTCATATATCTTTCTAGACCTAATTACACATCCACCCATAGTTAATATGGTAAACAGGTTCTCTATATACCACATGTGAAAGGCTATGTACTAAAATGTATATCTATGTAGAGATCTTTTTAAGGATTAAAGCAATTAATAGTAATTAATAGACATCAGGAGATCAGCAATTAAAACATTGATGATAAACATATCTTGCTGAAGAgctgttctttttgctttttggaCTATATCTACCATGTTTAATTATTACTTTAGTGCTTTCCTATGCATGTGTTAAAACGTTATagtacaataaaataacaaaccTCTATGGAACAAATATATAAGCAACATGCCTAAAAACGTCATTAAAAAAGAcgataaaacaacaaaatcacacattttcaAGCTTCAGAAAAAGTATTTCCATTTAACGCCTCTCACTTGGTAGAACAGGTAACAAAGTGCTAGTAACGCACgtatactgtcatactgataaaaatATAAGCTGCTCTCGATAAGCGCGTCAGCCAAATGTGAATTTAAAAGCAGGATTATTGACAATTACAGATGTCTTAACTGTGGTTGTAGTCTTCGTTATAGTTGCTAGATGGCGCTACGTGGTCATATAATAAAATCGTTTCCGGAAATCTTAATGTGGGTTCAAATTGGCTCAGTCGGGGGCTTTGCTAAGTTTTTAGGATGATTCGGTTTTTTATCTCCTTCATCTCATTAAGTATTTGAGAACATTTGGCGATGCGAAATTATAAACTGGACGTTCTGGCAATGTATTCGGATTTTTAAAAGCTTGCTTTTTGTTTTCGCATTGGGTTACTGACTTAAAATATTCGCCTAAATAAATACAACGCTCAAAGGGCACATGAGTGAAGCGAGACCTATGAGTGTGTTTACTTGTACGACACGTCCTCGGTCAACTGTTATATTGTATTATCTAGCACTTAAGAACCCATTAGAAATGGGAAATTAATATTGACAAAGATTTAGCTGTATACGAATAACCATAGATACACGTGTACATGTTCCTAAATTTAACACCCGTTTAAGACAGAAcgctttttgatttttttctcacGTTAGGGTGGATGATACCTGACTCGTGGCCATTCCCTTTTATATACTCCTCCAGAAACCTGCCCTGTCTGAATAGGCCTAGGTTTAACCCGTTGTCAGGTAAGAACTGTAGCTTAATAACAAATCAATTAATgccaaatacatttaaaaagtagtGCGTAAAAATGACATCAAGACAAATGCAAACTATTTTCATACAAATTTATTAGTCTTCCAAAAAGAAGAATATTGTGAATGCATTCAACATATCTTTGGCATCAACATTAGAAAAGATACCgcaaatataaaaatgcaatGAACGGACTTCAACAATACAAATAGTTTCAATATGAACTTCTCTCCCTTTTGAGCTATACAAATATAGTGCATAAATCTCTTCTTAAAACATCtccatacaaaaaaaaaaaaaaaaaaagtgtgaaacgTTTAGTGAACGGTTAAATGTCTTTAAGAGTTTTGTCTCTACCAAGGCCGCCAAACGGAGTCGGAGGTGACTGATGGTGCGCCTGGAGATACTGCCGCTGGAATGGGTGTACTGGCATTGTTGGCATACACTGGGATTACAGGACCATTTGGGGCAAATGCAGCGTTGGGGATTAAAAATGCGAACTGTCCATCTGTTGCCGGTACAAGTTGGAAGCCTCCGTATACTTTAGTTGCTTCGGGTGACAAGTTGGAAGAGGACCCACTTTTGCAGGGTACTCCGCTGAGAGGCAGTACACTGGCTTGAGGAGTTGCGCTAGGGATCGGAACCATAGGCTGAGCGAAAGTTGGGTGCGGGGGGCCAGCAGCTATTTGGTGCTGTGTGGGATAGTTCATGGCGTTGATCTGCGTCATGCAGTTGGCCAAGTGACCCAGCAGCCGTGTCCTGACCTCGGTGTTAACCCCTTCACAGGTGGACAGGAATCGGGTAACTTCATTCATACATTCACTGAATCCGGCTCTGTATTTTCCAAGAACGGTGGGATCTGTGTTCAAAGCAGCTGTTGAAGTGAATTGGAGTGCGATTAGTCAACCGAACAAGCGTTTGCGCGCACGTTAAAACCTAGGCTTTTGGTATAAAAATATGGCAGGCCCACCTTATTTCAGCGTGGATAAAAGCTGAAAGTTAACAATTAGCTATCCAGACAACAGGATCTAGTACTGTGTTCAAAACCGCAAGCGAGTGGAAGATTGCCTGAAGTAATGTCATAACACCTAATTAGTGACTAGAAGCGAGGACTTACCAGTCATTTGCGCACGCTGCATGTTTCTGAGGTGCTTCACAGTCATCTCCAGGATATCCGCCTTCTCAAGTTTCGAGTGTCTAGAGCTCTGTGTGAATTTAACATCGAAGACGATCAGTATATGAGAAGCTCTGCATCAACTTCGCTGCCTATATACGTTGTAAGACGTATTCACGCGCATATAGGCCTATTTTTCTAGTAGGCTACCAATAATTGTGTGCCATTCCCGGATACTTACATCTTTTTTCAAAGCATCCAAGATTAGCGTTTTCAGCTGTCCCAAGCTTTCGTTTATTCTGGCTCGTCTTCTTTTCTCCATAATTGGTTTAGACGACTAGAAGCAAAAGAAGCGTGTCAAATTGAGTTTTCGATATTTCGACTGGTGTCCGACTGTTGAGGCacgaacaaaacacaaaatgattaAACATACCTTTCTATGTTCTGAGGCTGTCTTGGGTTTATCAGGTGTTGTGTTCATGCTTGCCGGGGTTGCGGCAACCGGGGAAGATGAGTTTTTTTCCATCATGTCAGcaggcattttttttgtttgtttgttttgtttaaaattatCCTCAAAAACTTGTAAGAAAAAAATCCTCCGTGAGTGCTCTTTGACAGCCGTGAGGGCTACGAGTGTGCGCTTTAGAATTCCACACTGCGAAATAAAAATCCCGTCGAAGCGTCCTGAGTTTAACAGTTGTGGTAATGATGTCACAGCCTCTGATTTCGCCGTTTGCCAACGGATGTAGCGACTGCCTGCCTGCGCCTCGCGTTGGTCTTATTTATATCTCAGACTGCACGCGAACGGCTCGTGTGAAACTTCCCAAACTTTCTTTCCCACAGTAACTTTCTACCAATCAGCGTGAGGGACACGCGGCCCGGAGGGAGGATGGCTCGTGGTCGGCGCCACTCCATTGGTTGTTTGGCGTTTGAGCGGGTGGCCAATGGCGCACGGTCGGGTTTAGGGCACAACCGAGACTGCCTTCAATCATTCCGTTTACATATTAACACTTAAAACCCAACCACCCAGCAGAAATCACATACTCAGTAATTATAATACAATACACGTTCTAAACCACTAAAACTAAGTGAATAAATCACAGTCACATCGCATGAAATCATTCGAAGGAGTGTATTGTGTAATTAATCCAAATTGGAACAAACACGGGTGGTTGAACAAGTTGAATTAGGTCGCACAcggtaaaataataaattatgtgATTCAGAACAGAGGATGTAGCAATATATTCGAAAATGGTGAAATAAGGAAACTAAACTATTTTAATGAGTTGATTTTTGAGGTGATTATCAATTCAGCTAAACATGTGAGTGAACACCCCAATAATGTAACCTatctttaaattgtttttaaatcataagTTATTTAACAGGACAGCTCTGTAGTGTTCTTTCAGCGGGACTATGCTGAAGCTTGGCATTTTGACATATGTCGGCATGCGAGCGCTATTGTGAATGTGGAGCACGTGCCAGGATGTTTTATTACCGCGGTGGTTGAGGTTTGGCTGGCGGGCTAGGGGTGGCGGTGGTGGTTTACATTAGAGGGAAGGTAAATAGCAGCTGCTGTTCTAAAAGCCTGGGAAAACCACGCCTACCGAGAGCTCGATCGGGCTTATCGGAATGCGAGGCAGTGCAAAGATATTTCTGAGTGAGAGCGCACTGTGCGGATAACGTCCTTGACTGTGCCGGAAAGAAGTTCTAATTTAGGTTATAATTTCATTATAAGGCTATAATGGGTTGACAATGCGTTGTCACAGTTATAGttacatacatttaaataattgttaaatGCTCATATAATACAGTTTCATTTCACtataataaaactgaaaatatttattttaaaacacgTCTAATGACTGCATAAAACGTTGAGGCTCAGAATAGCCATAAAAGACGAAACAAAGCCACAAATGGAGTAACAGAAGCTCTCATCTTTATTCTGTTATCTGTGCTATCATAAACTAACGAACTTGTCAGTGTAATGGGACTGCCATAAGCCTAATGAAATACACTGGAAATGGCGGGGGATGGTGAGCTCTCCCCGTTCGTGCTGCGCGGTTGCCACCCCTCTGATATGCACAGTTACAAGCGTGAtctccagctgctgcagacCCCGCGACACGTGGCGCGCGAACGACGGGGGAAGGCGCTGCTTCTGCCGGCTTGCTGCCTGCGTCTGCAGGACGGCGCGCTAGAGTTCGCCTACAGATCCTGAGCGTGATAGTACAGCGGGCTTTTGAAAAGATTTTCAGTGGTTAGCCGCAAAAAGTTGTAAGGATACACACAGGCTAACGGAGATCTTGCTGAAGTCAGTTGGGTTTTTTCACTTTAACACGTTTTCTTTTTGtggtattaaaaaaatgttaattttagaaAACTGAATTAATTTCTAAGAAGAGCATGTAATCCATCAGTTCACGTCAATAATATGTTTCATCCGCCCGTTtcgaacaaaaacaaaattaagaatccaatttcttattttaatattcaatttgtttacagtgcagtatttttgagctcttttaaaattatttgcagACTAATGTACTGGTGGCAAAGACCAGAAGATTTAGAAATCTTTCTTCTCCGGATGAGTTATGTTCTCATGCTAGGATTGCAATAGATATCTAAAGGGGGCACCGAGTTGGCAAACTCCCAGAAGAGATTTCACTGACCCTCCTTTTAAAGGCACCTTTATACGTGGTTGGAAGCCTGACATAGTTATGTTTCATATTTGGTTCTGTTAGAAATCATATTTGATATGTGACTGCATGAAAATTAAAGTTTTGGTGGATATTCAACATTGAAGTAGGCTGTAAGCATATGTAATTGGGATAATTAATCATATTTAGCTAGGGACATATTTAagtgcctctctctttctctcactaacacaatctctcacacatatgcttacatacacatacacacaccttactAACAGTCTTCCTAGACTCCCCATCACAATGTCCCATTTGGACTTATATCTTTATTGAGGCTTTTTAACTGTGGACCGCCACACTGCAATAACACAATCAAGGCTCCCGATTGCAGGGCTAAAGTACGTGAGAATTATAGAAATGGTACACTCCCAAATGATCAAGGCTGCAATCATAGACATGGTGTAAACTTAATGTGTAAACCATTGGTCAGTGCTGGCAGTGATGAGACAGTGTGATTGCTTGTAGACATCTCAGCCATAGCTTTGGGAGGGTTTGAACTCTTAGCAACACACAGCTCATGGTGGTAGGCAATGATGAGGAAAAGGTGAGGCAACTGTTTTGAAGCCTTCTTGGGGATGCAAATAAAAATCTATTAGCATGAAGAAACAAACATCAGTAAGCTGGCATGAACCCATCATACTTGTCAAAGAACAAGCAGACAgtttgataattttttttttcaaataaaatgatctgtttttaaactgtaaaaaaattatatgaTTAAGGTAGGTGTTCTTGATCTATTTGCATATGCTTTTGTTTCCATGGGGTCTGTGTTCCTTCAGAGTACTATACATTTATGCACTAGATCTGGTAAAAAGGGAGAGAACCAGTTgctaacagaaaataaaaggtGAAACAAAGAGCAAACTCTCAGAACCAACTGATCCttaaaagacagagagaggaggagaggcagagagagaaagagagcgtgagagagagtgaaagagagaggaacgAGTGTGGCTTTGGAGGCCCTCCAGTCGTCTTCCCACGAAGCAGACGCAGTGCCGCCTCCCCATGCTGGATTGAGTGGTGGAACACAACCagcacacgcgtacacacacacacacacacacacacacacaaaacacacacacacacacacacacacacacacacacacacacacacacacacacatacacacacaaatacaccattGAGTCCAGCTCACGGAGAGCCTGGGGGCGTCAGAGGTAGGGGAATGCTAAAGTGTTGATTCATagtctacttctctctctctcacacacacaccacactcacaccatatacacacacttacgcacacacacacacaaacacagatcacTCAGGGTCACCACCAGCCTAGCAGACATTACTGCTCAGTGTATGTTTTACTCAATAGCGGCTGGGGAGCTTTTCAAAACAGGCGCCTACCGCGCTGGTGATTCAAGCCTTTCTGGGCCTGCCGCGGCTCTCGCTGCTTTAGAGGCTGGGGAGAAGCGCGTGCCCTGGGGGGGACTCTATTGAAGTGAAGCTAAGCTCTTTCTCTCCGCTGTGCCCTCCTGTGAAGCTGGGGCTACCAGGGGCTGTGTGCTCATGTGGAGGAGGCTGCGGAGACTGGGTCACAGGTCACTGAGGATGTGCATCCGGCTGCCAGACTCAGCTGGTTTGGGTGGTTTGTGAGTTAACAAGCCTGGGGCCTTATATTTTTTAAGTAGCCAGATGCTAACAACAAGACTTTGTGTTCTTCTCAAATAGATAAGAtactgttttttctttattttttaactcaCAACCAAAGGTGTAcaattctctgtgtgtgttcaggctcACCATTTATCAATAGTTCAAGATAAATTtcgttttatttaaaatcaatggGAACTTACTCATTTACACAAAATAGCCCACAACTACTTAAATGCTCTTATTATTTCACCCTACTATGTTTGATATTGTGGCATTCTGTAAAAGAAGATTAATGTATTTCAGAAGACTCAGAGGTCACAGTGTTGCTTTGGCTGTTTCCAATATTAACAGAACTCTAAAGACATGGAATATCTTTCCATCACCAGTTCCTGTTTATGTAAAGGATCTTGATCCTTTTGCATTTGAATTACAGGTGCAAAAACTATTTCCTCCTTATGGGACCACCTTGTTTACAGAAGATAAGGGGGTTCTTTGAAGATGTGGATCTGTTATAACTGTCAGCGATGTCTAGAATAATTATCTCCTAGTTTAGTGTAAGCAAACAAATAGCATCTATGAAAATGTCAGGTATGTTTCTGGTCTCACATGTGGATAATGACATATTTAATGTGATTGCATCAATGGTTTTTGAtaatttgtaaaagaaaaaataatgagaCAAAGGTGTCTGCAGAGGTAGTGACAGGTGGTTAACTTTTTTATAAAAAAGATGGCATTATTtgattatacagatatttaatcatttaatagaacttgacattttattattacataaaaagcaaaaggaacatttaaattatatgaAAGTTGACATCTCTATTTAGTGTTTTATAAGTTACTAGCTATGTAGTGTAGCCTTAAAGAAGTTTCCATCTATAACAAGTTCTTACTCagaccaccacccccccccacacacacacacacacagcatacattttttaaaatgtatttaaattaataccTTAAGCTTTACTGGTTTAATGTATTTTCTAAAGGGTAAGGCCAAAGGGTTAATGCCAGGGCAAAATGGCAGATGCTGGAAACTTGTAAAATCAATTACTATGGCTCCCTTCTACCTGCTTTCTGGATAAGGTTGCAGTTACCAGGCCAGATTCACGGTTATATCCCTAGTGCATGAGCTCTGATCCTGGAAAGAACTGTAGCCTGCCCCCCTCGCTGAACCTCCACCCAGGCCAACCACCTCCTTTCTTCCCGTGGGAGTTTGTGAAACCAGGATAACCTTGAGACCTTGGCTGAGCCTCTGCCAGGAACATTAAAggggtgtctctctctctctctctctctgtctctctctctctcttaacccACCAGTTTTACTCTACATTGAACATTATTCTATTATACCTTTTCCCCTTTTACACTTAGGCTCATTTTGTAGACTTTTTGCAACCAATTATGCATGTCTCCTCTCtatgtcagacacacacatacactcttgCTCATCTTGTGCATCCTGCTACGAAAAggcggtaaaaaaaaaaagcaccattCACATGATCTCCCATGCAGCACACTATTATCTGTAGATTGTTGAGCTGCCAATTTCAATTTTACTGCCCTGTTATCAGGCCCCAAAATAAATGCCTCATTTGAAAAGCAGAAATCAAACTGTCTCTATAGGAGAGATGACTGACATTGATTGCAAACTAACTATTTAGTGCCAGGCTGCACTTTGTGTGGCTtttgtctatctctctcccccttttttttccagGCTTTCACGGCTGTCATATTCCTTTAGTGCCGGGGAAGGTCAAGTGCTGCTGCCTGAGAGATCTAAAGCACTGGAAATGATTCAGCCTCCCACATTACAGCAACAATGCTCTTCGCTCCTCCACCCCACTGGTGGCAGAGGACACTCTTAATGCATTTGGTCCCTTATTCTTTTCAagttactttttttattttttttggcaaatCAAAACCTATACATCTGACCCCCACTcaaataaatatcacatttttaaacagcagatTAAAGCAACTTAAGGATACATGTTAAAGGTATAGTACAGTGTGAAGACATTTGTGGACAGTTTAAACAGAAGACGTAGAAAGGGCTTAAATTATAGGCTGTGTAGACATGAGAGAGTTTCACCCCTTATTCATATGAACCTTTAGCAggtaaaaatacaaacaagcaTCCTTTCTTTGCTCTTCTATGAGCAGTGAGACATAGCGTTCTCATACGtcctgttttttctctcctggGCATTTATTCTGAAATTCCCATGACATCATTTGCCGCCGTGACTGTCTTGTCTGATGTTCTTTGTGGCACAGGCCAttcacacactcaaatgcacatgcatgacCTCATCACCGGCACATTCTCTCCAGGTTTCACCTGCACCTGCCATGCATTCCCTGTCCCCCCTGGCCATGTTACCACCGAATccggcctctctctctcccaccccacccattCATGGTCCATTGTTCCCTGCTCAACACAGCAACTGGATCAGACGTGATCTAGCATCGACTTTCACCTCAGTGCTTGCCACAGAGACACCCAGCCTGCTCTAGACTAATGGCCCAAGAGTTTACGCTGGGTTTCACTCTATGGTTTCACACATTAGCCCAGTGGAGACATCTGGTAGTAAAAAGATGGATTTTCAATAATTCTATCAAACAAATGGCTATTCTGGCTACAATTGTTATATTAACTCGAAGCACTGAGAGATAGATGGGCAAGGTCTTGGATAGTACTTTCTCATAGGACCTCTAACCATTCAAATGGACTGTAATTTCTGTAATTTTATCAAAATTCTCCTAAAGTAAGTATTAAATATTCCCTTTGATACTTcagcaaatatgttttaaataatctCAACAGTTAGAAGAAAGCACAGTCAGTGTCAGGGATACATATAGTGGAATGAATTCAGTACTGCACTTTTCCTCAGTttcattatttctctttttcttctccctttTCTATTGGAATAAAAGTATTGTATCTCCTAGTGCATGTTGCAACACAGGCCTCCTGCAACTGAAGTGTTGAACGTAGGCTTAAGCATCAATGGTGCCCCCTACTGTTCTGGAGTGCCCAGCCATCTGATCGTTCACCCTTTTACATGGACATAAGATCAACATCCCATGACCACTTTTCCATTTCGAAACTGAATATCAATGTGACCCAACGTACTTTTGACTTATTAGATTCTGACACTTCACAGTTTGCAGGGTAGGGAAATAGCATACATTTTGTCGTGTGTAATTACAAAGTGTACAGCCCCCTGTTTTTGTTCAATAGTGGCAAATCCATGAGCACTCTGAGACATGCAACAGTCTTAAAGGTGCATGTCACTTAGAGGAACAGTCATGCCTCTATGTGAAGTGGCAAGGGTCAAAGGTTCATTGTGGAGACCCCCGCTCTTGTGCTTGGGGTCCCTTGACACATCTCCTTAACTGGATTACAGAGCAGGACTGACAACATCAGGTGCTTTGATGATTAGGAGGCATCCCCTATCTCAAAGAACATCACAGTCCCAAACCAGAGTCCACCACCTCCCCCCATTCTACACAGATCACACCTACCTTAATAGCTTGCCATAGGCGCTCAAGGTTTTGAATTGGTGATTGATGCATTGTGGGGGCAAGGGATGGTGGGAGGACATGGGAAAGAAGAGGCCCAAAAGCCTTAATCACAAACCAGATTCATCTCCTGATGACTGCCCACTTTCTTGACCACAGGCATCCTTGGGTCATGCTTGATATTGGATCTGGGAGACAGGATGTAGCAACCCGGCAGTCTACTAACTCAAGCAGGCCACGGAGTAGCTTTGCTGGAGATTGTTCTGTAGGAGCAAAAATACAGAGGGGGTTGATTTTTCCCACAGATCAGCCAATTAGTCCCTTGAGAACACAAATGATCCTTCTCCTTCCAACAGCCCCACCGCCTCAGCCCTGGCAGAGGCCAGAGAACCCTTGGCACCTAttccttcctctgtctcccaCTCCTTTCAGCCGCTCCCTTTCTTCGTGTTTCCCCAGTCACCCCACCGCTCTTCCAGAGCTAAGTAACTTTAATTGTCCTGGGAAAGTCAAGGCTGCCCCTCAGGACACAAAGCCAGAGCTGCTAATGAATGTTCCAGCGAAGAGATTAGGTGCAGTCAGGGGCAGCCATGATGAGAGGGGTtgggacagagagtgtgtgatcttcctctgtttgtgtgtgtgtgtcctccaatCTGCTTTATTAGGGTGGCTGAAATATACTGAGTTattataaagaaaatgtttcaagTAATTATTCTTAGTTAAATAAGAAATTTATATAATGCTTATATGTAAGCCAGGTTATATTCAACTTGTACTTAGGAAACTGCATCAGATCCTGACTTTACTGTCATTAGCGGCAAAGATGCTGCCATCAGTAACCTTAAACATGGTGGAGATAAAGTTAGTATGTACTGATAAAGTTGCAGTAGCTTatactggagagagagaatgatgaatgtggggggggggggtaaagtgATAAGGAGAGAGGCTAGATAAGGAAGACCCTGGGCCTTGGGCAGACATTTAAGGCAGATTTGATTTAAATCAAATTCCTGTGGTCAATTCAAGTTGCAAATCCAATTCACACTTTGGGCAAAAATTCTAAATACAGCACCCACATCCATAAGGAGCACTGAGATGTCATGATGACAGATCTCATGACATCTCAAACAATGACAGAGAGATGCCCCAGCTAGCTAAAAACAGATCAGATCAGGCCAGACCTCATAGTACAAGACAGAATTTCTCTCAGCTTTCTctaagtgtctctctctctctctctctctctctctctctctctctctctcataacaCTCAGACCTCCTAGGTACAAGCATTTGTACCTCAgtctatgtgtgcatgtgcaggaaaaaaagaaagaggactGTGATTGAGTTTATCCGAATCCAGATGCAAgtatctttgtgtttgtgtttgtatgaattTGTGCCTCTTTGTACTTGTGTTTGAGTTTGACGGTCTTTATTCTATTGTTAGGGAATGAGTCAGATGACCCAGGCATCTTTCTAACGCTTGTTCTCATTAGCATCcttgcttctctctttctctgtctc is a window of Electrophorus electricus isolate fEleEle1 chromosome 3, fEleEle1.pri, whole genome shotgun sequence DNA encoding:
- the her6 gene encoding hairy-related 6 → MPADMMEKNSSSPVAATPASMNTTPDKPKTASEHRKSSKPIMEKRRRARINESLGQLKTLILDALKKDSSRHSKLEKADILEMTVKHLRNMQRAQMTAALNTDPTVLGKYRAGFSECMNEVTRFLSTCEGVNTEVRTRLLGHLANCMTQINAMNYPTQHQIAAGPPHPTFAQPMVPIPSATPQASVLPLSGVPCKSGSSSNLSPEATKVYGGFQLVPATDGQFAFLIPNAAFAPNGPVIPVYANNASTPIPAAVSPGAPSVTSDSVWRPW